One part of the Marichromatium purpuratum 984 genome encodes these proteins:
- the trpB gene encoding tryptophan synthase subunit beta, with protein MATDADSTRPLSQRAASQGHYDLPDADGHFGPYGGTFVPETLVYALDELREAYERFREDPEFLAELDADLRDYVGRPSALYHAKRWSRELGGAQIYLKREDLNHTGAHKVNNTIGQALLARRMGKTRIIAETGAGQHGVATATVAARLGLECVVYMGEVDVARQEANVYRMRLLGAEVVPVKSGSRTLKDAMNEAMRDWVTNIDNTFYIIGTVAGPHPYPAMVRDFQTVIGREARAQMLERTGRLPDALVACVGGGSNAIGLFHPFLGDTSVAIYGVEAGGEGIASGRHAAPLCAGTPGVLHGNRTYLMEDADGQIIETHSISAGLDYPGVGPEHAWLKDCGRVSYDAVTDAEVIAAFHHLTRTEGIIPALESSHALAYVQKIAPGMRPDQSILVNLSGRGDKDMHTVAKLDGLTL; from the coding sequence ATGGCGACAGATGCCGATAGCACGCGTCCGCTGAGCCAGCGGGCCGCCAGCCAGGGGCACTACGACCTGCCCGACGCCGATGGTCACTTCGGACCCTATGGCGGTACCTTCGTGCCCGAGACGCTGGTCTATGCGCTCGATGAGTTGCGCGAGGCCTATGAGCGGTTTCGCGAGGATCCCGAGTTCCTCGCCGAACTCGACGCCGACCTGCGCGACTACGTCGGTCGTCCCTCGGCGCTCTATCACGCCAAGCGCTGGAGCCGCGAACTCGGCGGCGCGCAGATCTATCTCAAGCGCGAGGACCTCAATCACACCGGTGCGCACAAGGTCAACAACACCATCGGCCAGGCGCTGCTGGCGCGGCGCATGGGCAAGACCCGGATTATCGCCGAGACCGGTGCCGGTCAGCACGGCGTGGCCACCGCCACGGTCGCCGCGCGGCTCGGGCTCGAGTGCGTGGTCTACATGGGCGAGGTCGACGTCGCCCGCCAGGAGGCCAACGTCTATCGCATGCGTCTGCTCGGCGCCGAGGTGGTGCCGGTCAAGTCCGGCTCGCGCACCCTCAAGGACGCGATGAACGAGGCGATGCGCGACTGGGTCACCAACATCGACAACACCTTCTACATCATCGGTACGGTCGCCGGGCCACACCCCTATCCGGCGATGGTGCGCGATTTCCAGACGGTGATCGGCCGCGAGGCGCGGGCGCAGATGCTCGAGCGCACCGGGCGCCTGCCCGATGCCCTGGTCGCCTGTGTCGGCGGCGGCTCCAACGCCATCGGCCTGTTCCACCCCTTCCTCGGCGACACCTCGGTGGCGATCTACGGGGTCGAGGCCGGCGGCGAGGGCATCGCCAGCGGCCGTCACGCCGCGCCGTTGTGCGCCGGTACCCCCGGGGTGCTGCACGGCAACCGCACCTATCTGATGGAGGACGCCGACGGTCAGATCATTGAGACCCACTCGATCTCGGCCGGGCTCGACTATCCCGGTGTCGGTCCCGAGCACGCCTGGCTCAAGGACTGCGGTCGGGTCAGCTATGACGCGGTCACCGATGCCGAGGTGATCGCCGCTTTCCATCACCTCACCCGCACCGAGGGCATCATTCCCGCGCTCGAGTCCAGCCATGCGCTGGCCTATGTGCAGAAAATCGCCCCCGGGATGCGCCCCGATCAGAGCATCCTGGTGAATCTCTCCGGTCGCGGGGACAAGGACATGCACACGGTCGCCAAACTCGATGGGTTGACGCTATGA
- the truA gene encoding tRNA pseudouridine(38-40) synthase TruA has translation MGVEYDGSDFHGWQTQVGVRTVQQCLEAAISRVADHPLGVQCAGRTDTGVHAFEQVVHFDTTASRSERSWVLGTNVNLPPDVAVRWAHRVEGDFHARFSAVARHYRYQLQVRRTRSPLARNRAVWVHDALDLARMREAARALVGEHDFSSFRAVACQAKSPVRRVHYLEVDAEDDLVILRIGANGFLHHMVRNIAGVLVAIGRGEAEVGWTRELLAVRDRTLGGVTAPPQGLFFVRADYPEHVALPQAAYRTPLQRLAAD, from the coding sequence ATGGGCGTCGAGTACGACGGCTCTGATTTTCACGGCTGGCAGACCCAGGTCGGGGTGCGTACCGTGCAACAATGCCTGGAGGCGGCGATCTCGCGGGTGGCCGATCATCCGCTCGGTGTACAGTGCGCCGGGCGCACCGACACCGGCGTCCATGCCTTCGAGCAGGTGGTGCACTTCGACACCACCGCCTCGCGCAGCGAGCGCTCCTGGGTGCTCGGCACCAACGTCAACCTGCCGCCCGACGTGGCGGTGCGCTGGGCGCACCGGGTCGAAGGCGACTTCCACGCGCGTTTCAGCGCAGTGGCGCGCCATTATCGCTATCAGCTGCAGGTGCGCCGCACCCGCTCGCCGCTCGCGCGCAATCGCGCCGTGTGGGTCCACGATGCGCTCGATCTGGCGCGGATGCGCGAGGCTGCGCGCGCGCTGGTCGGCGAGCACGACTTCTCCAGCTTCCGCGCCGTGGCCTGCCAGGCCAAGAGTCCGGTGCGCCGGGTGCACTATCTCGAGGTCGACGCCGAGGACGATCTGGTGATCCTGCGTATCGGCGCCAACGGCTTCCTCCATCACATGGTGCGTAACATCGCCGGGGTGCTGGTGGCGATCGGCCGCGGCGAGGCCGAGGTCGGCTGGACTCGTGAGCTTCTGGCGGTGCGTGATCGTACCCTCGGTGGCGTTACCGCGCCGCCCCAGGGGCTGTTCTTCGTGCGCGCCGACTATCCCGAGCACGTCGCCCTGCCGCAGGCGGCGTATCGTACGCCGTTGCAGCGACTGGCGGCGGACTGA
- the leuC gene encoding 3-isopropylmalate dehydratase large subunit — translation MGARTLYDKLWDEHVVRVDETGTALLYIDRQLIHEVTSPQAFEGLRLAGRQPWRTSANLAVPDHNVPTSGRAQGIADPVSRLQVETLDANCAEFGIREFPMSDQRQGVVHVIGPEQGFTLPGSTVVCGDSHTATHGAFGALAFGIGTSEVEHAMATQCLIQRKSKSMLIRVDGQLGEGVTAKDIVLAVIGRIGTAGGTGYVIEFAGEAIEALTMEGRMTVCNMAIEAGARAGLIGVDEKTVEFMRGRPLAPEGELFERAAAHWRTLVTDPGAEFDEIVEIDAASIAPQVTWGTSPEMVLDINGRVPDPAAEADAVKAASIRRALEYMGLEAGMAITDIRPDKVFIGSCTNSRIEDLRAAAEIAKGRKVAPGIQLAMVVPGSGLVKEQAEAEGLDKIFTEAGFEWREPGCSMCLAMNADRLEPGERCASTSNRNFEGRQGQGGRTHLVSPAMAAAAAVTGHFVDVREL, via the coding sequence ATGGGCGCCAGGACCCTCTACGACAAACTCTGGGACGAGCACGTCGTGCGCGTCGACGAGACCGGCACGGCACTGCTCTATATCGATCGTCAGTTGATCCACGAGGTCACCTCGCCCCAGGCCTTCGAGGGTCTGCGTCTGGCCGGGCGCCAGCCGTGGCGTACCAGCGCCAACCTCGCGGTGCCGGATCACAACGTGCCCACCAGCGGCCGTGCCCAGGGCATCGCCGACCCGGTCTCGCGACTGCAGGTCGAGACTCTCGACGCCAACTGCGCCGAGTTCGGCATCCGCGAGTTCCCGATGTCCGATCAGCGTCAGGGCGTGGTGCACGTGATCGGCCCGGAGCAGGGCTTCACCCTGCCGGGTTCGACCGTGGTCTGCGGTGACTCCCACACCGCCACCCACGGCGCCTTCGGCGCCCTGGCCTTCGGCATCGGCACCTCCGAGGTCGAGCACGCCATGGCCACCCAATGTCTGATCCAGCGCAAGTCGAAGTCGATGCTGATTCGCGTCGACGGCCAGCTCGGTGAGGGCGTCACCGCCAAGGACATCGTCCTCGCGGTGATCGGCCGGATCGGCACCGCCGGCGGTACCGGCTATGTCATCGAGTTCGCCGGCGAGGCGATCGAGGCGCTGACCATGGAAGGGCGCATGACGGTCTGCAACATGGCCATCGAGGCCGGCGCGCGCGCCGGACTGATCGGCGTCGACGAGAAGACCGTGGAGTTCATGCGCGGTCGTCCGCTGGCCCCCGAGGGCGAGCTGTTCGAGCGTGCCGCCGCGCACTGGCGCACCCTGGTCACCGATCCGGGCGCCGAGTTCGACGAGATCGTCGAGATCGATGCTGCCAGCATCGCGCCGCAGGTCACTTGGGGCACCTCGCCCGAGATGGTGCTCGACATCAACGGCCGGGTGCCGGATCCGGCCGCCGAGGCCGATGCGGTCAAGGCCGCCAGCATCCGTCGCGCGCTCGAGTACATGGGGCTCGAGGCGGGGATGGCGATCACCGACATCCGTCCCGACAAGGTCTTCATCGGCTCCTGCACCAACTCGCGTATCGAGGATCTGCGCGCCGCTGCCGAGATCGCCAAGGGCCGCAAGGTCGCCCCCGGCATCCAGCTGGCGATGGTGGTGCCGGGCTCGGGTCTGGTGAAAGAGCAGGCCGAGGCCGAGGGGCTCGACAAGATCTTCACCGAGGCCGGGTTCGAGTGGCGCGAGCCGGGTTGCTCGATGTGTCTGGCGATGAATGCCGACCGTCTGGAGCCGGGCGAGCGTTGCGCCTCGACCTCCAACCGTAACTTCGAGGGCCGTCAGGGCCAGGGTGGTCGCACCCACCTGGTGAGCCCCGCCATGGCCGCCGCTGCCGCGGTGACCGGGCACTTTGTCGACGTGAGGGAGCTGTGA
- the asd gene encoding aspartate-semialdehyde dehydrogenase, which translates to MQRVGFVGWRGMVGSVLMERMRAEGDFAHITEPVFFSTSQAGQPGPDVGRGAQPLRDADSLDALAEMDVILSCQGGDYTKRVHPQLRARGWDGYWIDAASALRMAPESTIVLDPVNREVIDAALAAGRRDFVGGNCTVSLMLMAIGGLFRAGAVEWVSAMTYQAASGAGARNMRELLAQMDALHESVATQLADPGSAILEIDRGVTAAMRDSAFPTESFGVPLAGSLIPWIDTQLDNGQSREEWKGQAETNKILGIDPAAPLPIDGICVRIGAMRCHSQALTIKLARDLELDEIERLIAEANPWARVIPNERERTMRELSPAAVTGTLEVPVGRLRKMNLGSRYLSAFTVGDQLLWGAAEPLRRMLAILLARGA; encoded by the coding sequence ATGCAACGGGTTGGTTTCGTCGGCTGGCGAGGCATGGTGGGCTCCGTGTTGATGGAGCGGATGCGTGCCGAAGGGGACTTCGCGCACATCACCGAGCCGGTGTTCTTCTCCACCTCGCAGGCCGGGCAGCCCGGTCCCGATGTGGGGCGGGGCGCCCAACCGCTGCGCGACGCCGATTCGCTCGACGCGCTGGCGGAGATGGACGTCATCCTCAGCTGTCAGGGCGGCGACTACACCAAGCGCGTCCACCCGCAGCTGCGTGCGCGCGGCTGGGACGGCTACTGGATCGACGCCGCCTCGGCGCTGCGCATGGCGCCGGAGTCGACCATCGTCCTCGATCCGGTCAACCGCGAGGTCATCGACGCAGCGCTCGCCGCCGGTCGGCGCGATTTCGTCGGTGGCAACTGCACCGTCAGTCTGATGCTGATGGCCATCGGCGGGTTGTTCCGCGCCGGTGCGGTGGAGTGGGTCAGCGCCATGACCTATCAGGCCGCCTCGGGCGCCGGTGCGCGTAACATGCGCGAGCTGCTGGCACAGATGGACGCGCTGCACGAGTCGGTCGCGACGCAGCTGGCCGATCCCGGCTCGGCGATCCTCGAGATCGACCGCGGCGTGACCGCGGCGATGCGGGACTCGGCCTTTCCGACCGAGAGTTTCGGGGTACCGCTCGCCGGCAGTCTGATCCCCTGGATCGACACCCAGCTCGACAACGGCCAGAGCCGTGAGGAGTGGAAGGGCCAGGCCGAGACCAACAAGATCCTCGGCATCGACCCCGCCGCGCCGCTACCGATCGACGGGATCTGCGTGCGTATCGGCGCGATGCGCTGTCACAGTCAGGCGCTGACCATCAAGCTCGCGCGTGATCTCGAACTCGACGAGATCGAGCGCCTGATCGCCGAGGCCAACCCCTGGGCGCGGGTGATCCCCAACGAGCGCGAGCGCACCATGCGCGAACTCTCGCCGGCGGCGGTCACCGGGACGCTCGAGGTGCCGGTGGGGCGGCTGCGCAAGATGAACCTCGGTTCGCGCTATCTTTCCGCCTTCACCGTCGGCGACCAGCTGCTGTGGGGCGCGGCCGAGCCGCTGCGGCGGATGCTGGCGATCCTGCTCGCGCGAGGCGCCTGA
- the leuB gene encoding 3-isopropylmalate dehydrogenase translates to MSKKILVLAGDGIGPEIVAEAIKVLDALQAEGAIDVTMEEALVGGAAYDDCGDPLPAATLEAAKASDAVLLGAVGGPKWEPLHFSKRPERGLLGLRAGLGLFANLRPAFLYPQLADASTLKPEIVSGLDVMIVRELTGGIYFGEPRGVETLESGERYGYNTLCYKESEVKRICRVAYDIAMKRGKRVCSVDKANVLEVTEMWREVAIETAADYPEIELSHMYVDNASMQLVRAPKQFDVMVTTNMFGDILSDCAAMLTGSIGMLPSASLNAEGQGMYEPIHGSAPDIAGRGIANPLATILSVAMMLRYSLDAGEAADRIEAAVSKVLDQGLRTGDIMSEGMRQVGTAEMGDAVVAALRA, encoded by the coding sequence TTGAGCAAGAAGATTCTGGTTCTCGCCGGTGACGGTATCGGTCCCGAGATCGTCGCCGAGGCGATCAAGGTGCTCGACGCGCTGCAGGCCGAGGGCGCGATCGACGTGACCATGGAAGAGGCCCTGGTCGGCGGCGCGGCCTATGACGACTGCGGCGATCCGCTGCCGGCGGCCACCCTGGAGGCGGCCAAGGCCTCCGATGCGGTGCTGCTCGGCGCCGTGGGTGGACCGAAGTGGGAGCCGCTGCACTTCTCCAAGCGCCCCGAGCGCGGTCTGCTCGGGCTGCGCGCCGGCCTGGGGCTGTTCGCCAACCTGCGCCCGGCCTTCCTCTACCCGCAGCTGGCCGATGCCTCCACCCTCAAGCCCGAGATCGTCTCCGGGCTCGATGTGATGATCGTGCGCGAGCTGACCGGCGGCATCTACTTCGGTGAGCCGCGCGGCGTCGAGACCCTGGAGTCGGGCGAGCGCTACGGCTACAACACCCTCTGCTACAAGGAGTCGGAGGTCAAGCGCATCTGCCGCGTCGCCTACGACATCGCCATGAAGCGCGGCAAGCGGGTGTGCTCGGTCGACAAGGCCAACGTGCTCGAGGTCACCGAGATGTGGCGTGAGGTGGCGATCGAGACCGCCGCCGACTACCCCGAGATCGAACTCTCGCACATGTATGTCGACAACGCCTCGATGCAGCTGGTGCGCGCGCCCAAGCAGTTCGACGTGATGGTCACCACCAACATGTTCGGCGACATCCTCTCCGACTGCGCGGCCATGCTCACCGGCTCGATCGGCATGCTGCCCTCGGCCTCGCTCAACGCCGAGGGCCAGGGCATGTACGAGCCGATCCACGGCTCGGCCCCCGATATCGCCGGTCGCGGCATCGCCAACCCGCTGGCCACCATCCTCTCGGTGGCGATGATGCTGCGCTACTCGCTCGACGCGGGCGAGGCGGCCGATCGCATCGAAGCGGCGGTCTCCAAGGTGCTCGACCAGGGTCTGCGCACCGGCGACATCATGTCCGAGGGCATGCGCCAGGTCGGCACCGCCGAGATGGGCGATGCGGTGGTCGCGGCGCTGCGCGCCTGA
- the leuD gene encoding 3-isopropylmalate dehydratase small subunit, with product MEAFKNFTGVVAPLDRANIDTDAIIPKQFLKSIQRTGFGPYLFDELRYLDHGEPGMDCSNRPLNPEFVLNDDRYASAEILLARENFGCGSSREHAPWALADFGLRVILAPSFADIFFNNCFKNGILPIVLPAPVIDALFGKATGPEALRITVDLPGQTLILDDATRIAFDIDAGNKHRLIEGLDDIGLTLQEVDTIRAYEERRRAEAPWLFI from the coding sequence ATGGAAGCGTTCAAGAACTTCACCGGCGTGGTGGCGCCGCTCGATCGAGCCAACATCGACACCGACGCGATCATCCCCAAGCAGTTCCTCAAGAGCATCCAGCGCACCGGCTTCGGTCCCTATCTGTTCGATGAGCTGCGCTATCTCGATCACGGCGAGCCGGGGATGGACTGCAGCAACCGTCCGCTCAACCCCGAGTTCGTGCTCAACGACGATCGTTACGCCAGCGCCGAGATCCTGCTCGCGCGTGAAAACTTCGGTTGCGGTTCCTCGCGCGAGCACGCCCCCTGGGCGCTGGCCGACTTCGGCTTGCGGGTGATCCTGGCGCCGAGCTTCGCCGACATCTTCTTCAACAACTGTTTCAAGAACGGCATCCTGCCGATCGTGCTGCCGGCCCCGGTGATCGACGCCCTGTTCGGCAAGGCGACAGGTCCCGAGGCGCTGCGCATCACCGTCGACCTGCCCGGTCAGACGCTGATCCTCGATGACGCTACCCGCATCGCCTTCGACATCGACGCCGGCAACAAGCACCGGCTGATCGAGGGGCTCGACGACATCGGCCTCACCCTGCAGGAGGTCGACACCATCCGCGCCTATGAGGAGCGCCGTCGCGCCGAGGCGCCCTGGCTGTTCATCTGA
- a CDS encoding phosphoribosylanthranilate isomerase: MRTRVKICGLTCAADIDAVSVAGADAVGLVFHPDSPRAVSIAQARALCERLPPFVTAVGLFVDADPERVRETLRQVPLELLQFHGEEPPEYCAAFARRWIKAVRMRPGILLEAVRARYAGAAGLLLDTYRAGVAGGTGERFDWARIPQALRGEIVLAGGLAPDNVAAAIAAVRPFGVDVSGGVEASKGVKDHAKISAFMTGVRDGDRCR, translated from the coding sequence ATCAGAACCCGGGTTAAGATCTGTGGGCTGACCTGTGCCGCGGATATCGACGCGGTGAGCGTTGCCGGCGCCGATGCCGTCGGATTGGTGTTCCATCCCGACAGCCCGCGCGCCGTCTCCATCGCGCAGGCACGGGCGCTGTGCGAGCGGTTACCGCCCTTCGTCACCGCCGTGGGCCTGTTCGTCGACGCCGACCCCGAGCGAGTGCGCGAGACCCTGCGCCAGGTGCCGCTGGAGCTGCTGCAGTTCCACGGCGAGGAGCCGCCCGAGTATTGCGCGGCCTTCGCGCGGCGCTGGATCAAGGCGGTACGGATGCGCCCGGGCATCCTGCTCGAGGCGGTGCGCGCGCGCTATGCCGGCGCCGCCGGGCTGCTGCTCGATACCTATCGCGCCGGGGTCGCCGGGGGCACCGGTGAGCGTTTCGACTGGGCGCGGATCCCGCAGGCGCTGCGCGGCGAGATCGTGCTCGCCGGTGGTCTCGCGCCGGACAACGTCGCCGCGGCGATCGCCGCGGTGCGGCCCTTCGGCGTCGATGTCAGTGGTGGCGTCGAGGCGTCGAAAGGGGTCAAGGATCACGCAAAGATTTCCGCCTTCATGACAGGGGTAAGAGATGGCGACAGATGCCGATAG
- the trpA gene encoding tryptophan synthase subunit alpha: MSRISTRFEQLRATHRTALIPFITAGDPRPETTVELMHAMVAAGADLIELGVPFSDPIADGPVIQRATERALARGVSLADVLEMVRQFRERDADTPVVAMGYLNPIEVMGYGRFARAAAAAGLDGVLIVDVPPEEGHELVQALRTESVDLVYLLAPTSTERRISRIGEVASGFVYYVSVKGVTGAANLDADEVAAKVETIRARIPLPVGVGFGIKDGETAARVAAVADAVIVGSAIVKRIEALAETPEAIPPTIGDFIAELRGAIDAADAAANRPEQVTS; this comes from the coding sequence ATGAGCCGGATCTCGACACGTTTTGAACAGCTGCGCGCGACGCATCGCACTGCGCTGATCCCCTTCATCACCGCCGGCGACCCACGTCCCGAGACCACCGTCGAGCTGATGCACGCGATGGTCGCTGCCGGCGCCGACCTGATCGAGCTGGGGGTGCCGTTCTCCGACCCCATCGCCGACGGCCCGGTGATCCAACGCGCCACCGAGCGCGCCCTCGCGCGCGGTGTCTCGCTCGCCGACGTGCTGGAGATGGTGCGCCAGTTCCGCGAGCGTGATGCCGATACCCCGGTGGTAGCCATGGGCTATCTCAATCCGATCGAGGTGATGGGCTATGGGCGCTTCGCCCGCGCCGCCGCCGCGGCCGGGCTCGACGGTGTGCTGATCGTCGACGTGCCCCCGGAGGAGGGGCACGAGCTGGTCCAGGCGCTGCGGACCGAGTCGGTCGATCTGGTCTATCTGCTGGCGCCGACCTCGACCGAGCGGCGGATCTCGCGCATCGGCGAGGTCGCCTCGGGCTTCGTCTACTACGTCTCGGTCAAGGGCGTGACCGGGGCGGCCAATCTCGACGCCGACGAGGTGGCCGCCAAGGTCGAGACCATCCGCGCGCGCATCCCGCTGCCGGTCGGTGTCGGCTTTGGCATCAAGGACGGCGAGACCGCTGCGCGGGTGGCCGCTGTTGCCGACGCGGTGATCGTCGGCAGCGCCATCGTCAAGCGGATCGAGGCGCTGGCCGAGACGCCCGAGGCGATCCCGCCGACCATTGGGGACTTCATCGCCGAGCTGCGTGGCGCCATCGACGCTGCCGACGCGGCCGCCAACCGACCCGAGCAGGTAACATCGTGA
- a CDS encoding FimV/HubP family polar landmark protein, giving the protein MSRNLTLASALALTLVVADASALGLGGLQTYSALNQPFRGDIVLIDVDPDTLDTVRIELAPAEAFNRAGLERYHYLTQLEFEPAVTEGGLPVVRVTSREPVREPYLDFLVAATWPEGQLVRGYTVLLDPPVSTPARAPAVTAPRVSERPVRAPAPSSTTVEQAAPRSRSAPAAIELPEGVDSSVFPVQVGPVPEGVGLWQFALESRSQGASLAQTAMALYRANQDAFIRGDINRLVAGETLTIPSAEELFALDPATAQTEFQAAMRGESVNRAPLAPSPPEPARLRIAGEVGEMPGRDDETQPGTSSPARSAEVVALEQELMTVMQAHESTRQETLELRAHIRELESQLVEIKELLRVRNAEVARLQAATTVVDDVESTAAVEPVVPSVAAASEPVVEPDASEAPAPVVSEREASAVDEPAPSEPPAPQSPPSVPEPVPEASDSLWHALLLPLAGFAALAALGLIGFSWWSSRRRQREDTELVSTLDIESEFEPLDVPARRTTEHDTQINEAAEPSALVDEDASGSPFSSLTQFDSTLDEADPLSEADIFIAYGRYDEAVRLLHGALDAAPGRMDLRLKLAEAYFATRDVAALEALVEDGRAADGERVDPAGWQRLLEMHSALVAGGEDASPSPAGDAGAVGLDLPSESQESISLHLEDVADPAPASSGEAPKPKPETEVDADDFDLPLLFDDTDLEESAPVEAARATGDGGLGDERAAVPRPSAPEAPSDSDGASKPAVDDDSELMLTLEDLDGFSDTDLAPQSTPQPLAPEPSARPAGGGEVKPVADTDPSEFLLSQWEMDSGLWDENATKLDLARAYLDMDDKEAARGILEEVLADGREDQRQEARQLLDKLG; this is encoded by the coding sequence ATGTCTCGCAATCTCACTCTGGCGTCGGCCCTGGCGCTGACCCTGGTCGTGGCCGATGCGAGTGCGCTCGGGCTGGGAGGCCTGCAGACGTACTCGGCGTTGAACCAGCCCTTCCGGGGCGATATCGTGCTCATCGACGTCGATCCGGATACCCTGGACACGGTACGCATCGAGCTGGCGCCCGCCGAGGCCTTCAACCGGGCCGGACTCGAGCGCTATCACTATCTCACCCAGCTCGAGTTCGAGCCCGCGGTCACCGAGGGTGGCTTGCCGGTCGTCCGAGTCACCAGCCGGGAGCCGGTCCGCGAGCCCTATCTCGACTTCTTGGTCGCGGCCACCTGGCCCGAGGGGCAGCTGGTGCGCGGCTACACCGTGCTCCTCGACCCGCCGGTGAGCACCCCGGCGCGCGCCCCTGCAGTGACCGCGCCGCGGGTCTCCGAGCGGCCCGTACGCGCCCCGGCGCCGTCGTCCACGACCGTCGAGCAGGCCGCGCCGCGCTCACGATCAGCTCCAGCCGCCATCGAGCTGCCCGAGGGCGTCGACTCCTCGGTCTTCCCCGTCCAGGTCGGCCCGGTCCCCGAAGGAGTGGGACTGTGGCAGTTCGCGCTCGAGTCCAGGTCCCAGGGGGCGAGCTTGGCGCAGACCGCGATGGCGCTCTATCGCGCCAACCAGGACGCCTTCATCCGTGGTGACATCAATCGTCTGGTCGCCGGTGAGACCCTGACCATCCCCTCGGCCGAGGAGCTGTTCGCGCTCGACCCGGCGACGGCGCAGACCGAGTTCCAGGCGGCGATGCGGGGTGAGTCGGTCAACCGCGCGCCCCTGGCGCCGTCACCGCCCGAGCCGGCGCGGCTGAGGATCGCCGGCGAGGTCGGTGAGATGCCCGGACGTGACGACGAGACGCAGCCCGGCACCTCGTCGCCGGCGCGCTCGGCCGAGGTGGTGGCGCTCGAGCAAGAGCTGATGACGGTGATGCAGGCGCACGAGAGTACCCGTCAGGAGACGCTGGAGCTGCGTGCGCACATCCGCGAACTCGAGTCCCAGCTCGTCGAAATCAAGGAACTGCTGCGCGTCCGCAATGCCGAGGTGGCGCGGCTGCAGGCGGCTACCACGGTGGTGGACGATGTCGAGTCGACGGCCGCCGTCGAACCGGTGGTCCCCTCGGTCGCAGCTGCGTCCGAACCCGTGGTCGAGCCCGATGCGAGCGAGGCGCCCGCACCGGTGGTGAGCGAGCGGGAGGCGTCCGCTGTCGATGAGCCGGCGCCGAGCGAGCCGCCGGCGCCGCAGTCGCCACCGTCAGTCCCCGAGCCGGTGCCCGAGGCGTCCGATTCGCTCTGGCATGCGCTGCTGTTGCCGCTGGCCGGATTCGCCGCGCTCGCCGCGCTCGGGCTGATTGGCTTTTCCTGGTGGTCCTCGCGTAGACGTCAGCGCGAGGACACCGAGCTGGTCTCCACCCTGGATATCGAGTCCGAGTTCGAGCCGCTCGACGTGCCGGCGCGTCGCACCACCGAGCACGACACCCAGATCAACGAGGCGGCAGAGCCGTCGGCCCTGGTCGATGAGGATGCCTCGGGTTCGCCTTTTTCCTCGCTCACCCAGTTCGACTCGACCCTGGACGAGGCCGACCCGCTCTCCGAGGCCGACATCTTCATCGCCTATGGTCGCTATGACGAGGCGGTGCGGCTGCTGCACGGCGCGCTCGATGCCGCGCCAGGACGCATGGACCTGCGACTCAAGCTCGCCGAGGCGTACTTTGCTACGCGCGATGTCGCGGCCCTGGAGGCGCTGGTCGAGGACGGGCGCGCAGCCGATGGCGAGCGTGTCGATCCGGCGGGGTGGCAACGTCTGCTCGAGATGCATTCGGCCCTCGTCGCTGGTGGCGAAGACGCCTCGCCGTCGCCGGCTGGGGACGCGGGGGCGGTGGGGCTCGATCTGCCGTCGGAGTCGCAGGAGTCGATCTCGCTGCATCTCGAGGATGTCGCCGACCCGGCGCCGGCGTCATCCGGCGAGGCCCCCAAGCCCAAGCCCGAGACCGAGGTCGATGCCGATGACTTCGATCTGCCGCTGCTGTTCGACGACACCGATCTCGAGGAGTCGGCGCCGGTCGAGGCGGCACGCGCCACCGGTGACGGCGGTCTCGGTGATGAGCGGGCGGCGGTCCCGCGCCCGTCCGCCCCGGAGGCGCCGAGCGATTCCGACGGGGCGTCGAAGCCCGCCGTCGACGATGACTCCGAACTGATGCTGACCCTGGAGGATCTCGACGGTTTCTCCGATACCGACCTGGCGCCGCAGAGCACGCCCCAGCCGCTCGCCCCCGAGCCCTCTGCCCGTCCCGCGGGTGGCGGTGAGGTCAAGCCGGTGGCCGACACCGATCCGAGCGAGTTCCTGCTCTCGCAGTGGGAGATGGACTCCGGGCTGTGGGACGAGAACGCCACCAAGCTCGATCTCGCCCGCGCCTATCTCGATATGGACGATAAGGAGGCCGCGCGCGGGATCCTCGAAGAGGTGCTCGCCGACGGTCGCGAGGACCAGCGCCAGGAGGCCCGTCAACTCCTCGACAAGCTGGGGTGA